DNA from Mesorhizobium sp. B2-1-1:
GAACTATAAGCCGCACCAACCGAGGCGGCCCTGTGGCTGCCCGTTTGTTTTTTGTGCCCTGCGGCATGCCGCATGCGCCGACCAGATCAGAAGAGAGGCATCATGGCCAATACATCCTCGGCCAAAAAGGCAACGCGCAAGATCGTCCGCCGCGCGGCGATCAATAAAAACCGCCGCTCGCGCGTCCGCACTTATGTGCGCCAGGTCGAGGAGGCGCTCGCCTCCGGCGACAAGGCCGCCGCGCAGGCGGCGTTCAAGGCCGCCGAGCCGGAATTGATGCGTGCCGCGACAAAGGGCGTGATCCACAAGAACACCGCGGCCCGCAAGGTTTCACGGCTGGCCCAGCGCCTCAAGGTGCTGTCGGCCTGACGTCCCTTTCCGGACTGATCTTCTGAGAACCCGGCCGATAGTGCCGGGTTTTTTCGTTTGCCGGCAAGCACTTAAAAAGA
Protein-coding regions in this window:
- the rpsT gene encoding 30S ribosomal protein S20, which codes for MANTSSAKKATRKIVRRAAINKNRRSRVRTYVRQVEEALASGDKAAAQAAFKAAEPELMRAATKGVIHKNTAARKVSRLAQRLKVLSA